The Harpia harpyja isolate bHarHar1 chromosome 10, bHarHar1 primary haplotype, whole genome shotgun sequence genome includes a region encoding these proteins:
- the NACC1 gene encoding nucleus accumbens-associated protein 1, with product MAQTLQMEIPNFGNSILECLNEQRLQGLYCDVSVVVKGHAFKAHRAVLAASSSYFRDLFNSSKSAVVELPAAVQPQSFQQILSFCYTGRLSMNVGDQFLLMYTAGFLQIQEIMEKGTEFFLKVSSPSCDSQGLHGEEAPSSEPQSPVAQTSGWPSGAAALPLVSRVKTEQGEPDGVQCTFVVKRLWDGGPKDGAAGGNGSRKMAKFSAPEPGRQPQPPAPAAAAAGPAPAVAAAAAPPGPSAADQTSPGGTSSAYTSDSPGSFHNEEDEEEDGGEEGSDEQYRQICNMYTMYSMMNVGQAAAEKVEALPDQATSESRNRVRVRQDLASLPAELINQIGNRCHPKLYDEGDPAEKLELVTGTNVYITRAQLMNCHVSAGTRHKVLLRRLLASFFDRNTLANSCGTGIRSSTNDPSRKPLDSRVLHAVKFYCQNFAPNFKESEMNAIAADMCTNARRVVRKSWIPKLKLLMAEGDSYTSFINDTGKLEPDIMGPEPAFDAGGHEGEAGAPGGGPAVTPASAPPGTPNRGGTPAG from the exons ATGGCTCAGACGCTGCAGATGGAGATCCCCAACTTCGGGAACAGCATCCTGGAGTGCCTGAACGAGCAGCGGCTGCAGGGGCTGTACTGCGACGTCTCGGTGGTGGTGAAGGGCCACGCGTTCAAGGCGCACCGGGCCGTGCTGGCCGCCAGCAGCTCCTACTTCCGGGACCTtttcaacagcagcaagagcGCAGTGGTGGAGCTGCCGGCCGCCGTCCAGCCCCAGTCCTTCCAGCAGATCCTCAGCTTCTGCTACACGGGGCGGCTCAGCATGAACGTGGGCGACCAGTTCCTGCTGATGTACACCGCCGGCTTCCTGCAGATCCAGGAGATCATGGAGAAGGGGACTGAGTTCTTCCTCAAGGTCAGCTCACCCAGCTGCGACTCGCAGGGGCTGCACGGCGAGGAGGCACCCTCCTCCGAGCCCCAGAGCCCCGTGGCCCAGACCTCGGGGTGGCCCTCGGGTGCTGCCGCCCTGCCCCTGGTCTCGCGGGTGAAGACGGAGCAGGGCGAGCCCGACGGGGTGCAGTGCACCTTCGTGGTCAAGCGCCTCTGGGACGGCGGCCCCAAGGACGGCGCTGCTGGCGGCAACGGTAGCCGCAAGATGGCCAAGTTCTCGGCGCCCGAGCCGGGACGCCaaccgcagccccccgccccggcggcagcagcggcgggaccggccccggcagtggcagcggcagcagcgccgCCCGGCCCCAGCGCGGCCGACCAGACCAGCCCCGGGGGTACGTCCAGCGCCTACACGAGCGACAGCCCTGGCTCCTTCCACAatgaggaggacgaggaggaggacgggggcGAGGAAGGCTCTGACGAGCAGTACCGCCAGATCTGCAACATGTACACCATGTACAGCATGATGAATGTAGGGCAGGCAG ccgcaGAGAAGGTGGAGGCGCTGCCGGACCAGGCCACCTCGGAGTCACGCAACCGGGTGCGGGTGCGGCaggacctggcctcgctgccggccgAGCTCATCAACCAGATCGGGAACCGCTGCCACCCCAAGCTCTACGACGAGGGAGACCCCGCGGAGAAGCTGGAGCTCGTCACGG GCACCAATGTCTACATCACGCGGGCGCAGCTGATGAACTGCCATGTCAGCGCGGGGACGCGGCACAAAGTCCTCCTGCGGCGGCTCCTGGCATCGTTCTTCGACCG CAACACCCTGGCCAACAGCTGCGGCACGGGCATCCGCTCATCCACCAACGACCCCAGCCGGAAGCCGCTGGACAGCCGGGTCCTGCACGCCGTCAAGT TCTACTGCCAGAACTTCGCGCCCAACTTCAAGGAGAGCGAGATGAACGCCATCGCCGCCGACATGTGCACCAACGCCCGGCGCGTCGTGCGCAAGAGCTGGATCCCGAAGCTGAAGCTGCTGATGGCCGAGGGCGACTCCTACACCTCCTTCATCAACGACACCGGCAAGCTGGAACCCGACATCATGGGCCCCGAGCCGGCCTTCGACGCCGGTGGGCACGAGGGCGAGGCGGGCGCCCCGGGGGGAGGGCCTGCAGTGACCCCTGCCTCggcccccccggggacccccaacCGTGGGGGGACCCCCGCCGGGTAG
- the IER2 gene encoding LOW QUALITY PROTEIN: immediate early response gene 2 protein (The sequence of the model RefSeq protein was modified relative to this genomic sequence to represent the inferred CDS: deleted 1 base in 1 codon), whose product MEEAQRLLTVSVWKLYRCRLQRGGLRLHRSLQLSLLVRAARHRYLTARAAAQPGPPPGPPRERHPGTRRTYRPRTGGIPRAPRPGIPGADRPRTPAAAPRTGGDPPNPPTRDPRSAPDRGDPPNPPTPDPRSAPDPANRDRPQDAPSRYRDPPSAPRLPPTRDPPSVPPAAPQPEPRPPGAPRIPGAPPAARAGRKRRSSGSAGPVPVPVPSKRARLEAEEPPLAPGPPGRCSGPPAAAFGFLVRAVGAC is encoded by the exons ATGGAGGAGGCGCAGCGGCTGCTGACCGTGTCGGTGTGGAAGCTCTACCGTTGCCGGTTGCAGCGCGGCGGTCTCCGCCTCCACCGGAGCCTCCAGCTCTCGCTCCTCGTCCGCGCCGCCCGGCACCGCTACCTGACCGCCCGCGCCGCCGCTCAGCCGGGA CcgccgccgggacccccccgggaacGGCACCCGGGGACCCGCCGTACGTACCGACCCCGGACCGGGGGGATCCCCCGAGCGCCCCGACCGGGGATCCCCGGAGCCGACCGACCCCGGACCCCCGCCGCAGCGCCCCGGACCGGGGGGGACCCTCCGAACCCACCAACCCGGGACCCCCGCAGCGCCCCGGACCGGGGGGACCCTCCGAACCCACCAACCCCGGACCCCCGCAGCGCCCCGGACCCCGCGAACCGGGACCGCCCTCAGGACGCCCCGAGCCGGTACCGCGACCCGCCGAGCGCTCCGAGGCTGCCGCCCACCCGGGACCCGCCGAGCGTtccccccgccgcgccgcagcCTGAGCCGCGTCCCCCCGGAGCCCCACGGATCCCCGGAGCCCCCCCGGCGGCGCGGGCCGGGCGTAAGCGGCGGAGCAGCGGCTCGGCCGGGCCGGTACCGGTGCCGGTACCGAGCAAGCGGGCGCGGCTGGAGGCGGAGGAGCCGCCGctcgccccggggccgcccggccGCTGctcggggccgcccgccgccgccttcgGTTTCCTGGTCCGCGCCGTCGGGGCGTGCTGA